In one window of Bos taurus isolate L1 Dominette 01449 registration number 42190680 breed Hereford chromosome 15, ARS-UCD2.0, whole genome shotgun sequence DNA:
- the LOC132342366 gene encoding uncharacterized protein, with product MGVPFQATRVGSQRRKYYDLFPSLLKDFFQEFCQHKLPLGGHAQPAPVPLSWRRGPELSGLEVPHTPPRRQHLLPRPGLSSRPFKIKEGPGPACQALAQGKLTRVRGGPPRAGIQPAHWPDLRRSGPMGGGCARPAAGAAARRWEENPAFCLGGSSASAVGAGMIRAECMDWVWSCVPACTWGRGRDGPSELAHGPGSPTVPSPLSVGLASAPHGEVKTEGVSSDISSSKKGGWIPTLNFLRGSSSSFFPSWSHPSLGLTDGSGVSFPGRGGRRDTPGAVIAPSEVPLGSPARIPSRESMQSEGKALGARLSAEDVYGKGVSPTQAAAASERPLLSGPLERRRGCAPITGFCPSPGPG from the coding sequence ATGGGGGTGCCTTTCCAAGCAACCAGGGTGGGAAGCCAGAGAAGGAAATATTATGATTTGTTTCCCTCCTTGTTAAAAGACTTTTTCCAAGAGTTTTGCCAACATAAGCTCCCTCTCGGCGGCCACGCGCAGCCGGCGCCGGTTCCACTCTCTTGGAGGCGAGGTCCCGAGCTCTCGGGGCTCGAGGTCCCGCACACCCCTCCCCGTAGGCAGCATCTCCTCCCGAGACCGGGTCTCAGCAGCCGGCCCTTTAAGATTAAAGAAGGACcaggacctgcctgccaagcgTTGGCCCAAGGGAAGTTAACGCGGGTGCGCGGGGGGCCGCCCCGTGCCGGAATCCAGCCTGCTCATTGGCCGGATCTGCGGAGGTCTGGGCCAATGGGAGGAGGCTGCGCGAGGCCTGCCGCTGGAGCGGCGgcaaggaggtgggaggagaaccCGGCCTTTTGCCTGGGAGGGTCCTCGGCCTCCGCGGTTGGCGCGGGGATGATAAGGGCGGAGTGTATGGATTGGGTCTGGTCTTGCGTCCCTGCCTGCACCTGGGGCAGAGGCAGAGACGGCCCATCTGAGCTTGCCCATGGGCCTGGCAGTCCTACGGTGCCGAGTCCCTTATCAGTTGGCCTGGCCTCAGCCCCGCACGGGGAAGTGAAGACGGAGGGGGTCTCCTCGGACATCTCCAGCTCGAAAAAGGGAGGCTGGATCCCAACTCTTAACTTCCTTCGCGGCTCTTCCagctccttctttccctcctggAGTCATCCTAGCTTGGGGCTCACTGATGGGAGCGGGGTCTCTTTCCCTGGGAGAGGTGGGAGGCGAGACACTCCTGGGGCGGTAATAGCGCCGTCTGAGGTTCCTCTCGGTTCCCCAGCTCGAATTCCTTCTAGAGAGTCGATGCAGAGCGAGGGGAAAGCTCTGGGGGCGCGGCTGTCCGCTGAGGATGTGTATGGGAAAGGAGTCTCCCCCACTCAAGCTGCCGCAGCCTCAGAGCGCCCCCTTCTCTCAGGCCCCCTAGAACGTCGGCGTGGCTGCGCCCCCATCACGGGCTTCTGCCCCTCCCCCGGTCCAGGCTGA